The proteins below come from a single Xenopus tropicalis strain Nigerian chromosome 9, UCB_Xtro_10.0, whole genome shotgun sequence genomic window:
- the mprip gene encoding myosin phosphatase Rho-interacting protein isoform X3 — MSAKENPCKKFQANIFNKSKCQNCFKPRESHLLSDEDLNQAKPIYGGWLLLAPEGTDFDNPMHRTRKWQRRFFILYEHGLLRYALDEMPTTLPQGTINMNQCTDVIDGENRTGQKFSLCILTPEEHFIRAENKEIINGWLEMLIVYPKTNKQNQKKKRKVEPPTPQEPGPAKMAVTSSGIPGAEKVPATKSTLWQEEIKSKEAQENSTSPLQSPVQMPSSPTEPMADSKPDGGLVNGDRTDGGRKTRVESGYFSLEKMKDLKTEEQPPQTPPSPSTPDAPSRRSLVIEKFEALDIEKAEQMETSSSTKPTSEARQGRSEKRTFPRKRDESGVSSMSDVSASPMSPYRRAKSLDRRSTESSMTPDLLNFKKGWLTKQCQDGQWKKHWFVLTDQTLRFYRDSVAEEAADLDGEIDLSTCYDVTEYPVQRNYGFQIHTKEGEFTLSAMTSGIRRNWIQTIMKHVRPNTAPDVTSSLPEEKNKTSSSFSSPQSDKKESEHPEAEVEQKRSRARERRREGRSKTFDWAEFRPIQQAMAQERAQAEALKSISSYDTTDSKNDLEELERERARRREERRKRFESSDSVEEPTVEDASHMEVENMDIRPNVQVEIEQRWQQVETTPLREEKQIPIAPLPLPSPPLKHPSEDISALLQKQLEHSQKEVSDLLEENLALQQRLKEALEQQHNARDGYVLQNELADPTPDAWQRLHKVNEDLQNELESQCKRQELLSQQIQAIKHSYGEAKDSIRHQESEMLSFQARLNSAYAELAIKEQALAKFKGDLKMEKDKTKEMLEEWQVNEAALSAQLKASQQKLKEAESLLLEKSQQLRELEMQQALQRDHQKEMQRLQEKLANMRSQLDASEQARILTEERLKMNYEDLLGSYEKEKHVLLHNLKETEDKLEEYEDKLQENDQLMEILQKEKLSASTETSIIVHHLEKQLSEHISKIQKLEEHIKELEQDRDRLSSSCQEMTNQIGLSGHENASLQERLNMQEAEYHQLRSSLEKASEELLKVKEALTEKEEELRLSSETHRRIVDKKDQDINEAIIKMSALGSSLEDTEAKLKVKEETLKRFCNFDVVAQVKDFEGMHLQLEAAKKRITELEQSLVVHRGNAVCEMLDRDSFIDDSQRQTDAHSPLYSTDTSMAEIVQDSASKRQRIRFSSIQCQKYAHSDGSEKTWASSSSSETSQDQVISDDCLTSEATAPYQPSAEADVDTYLSIIRSLETKLYETEEKLKYVTLKLQDERSCIQAQHTHSSAEGHLEEQISSSSTRDISLEEEQTKLERSRSLSQGIAKEVFSSLESCRTMLRDLLNHKDDAQLFYSTLSGIEDALTRSLSSLQQAPMDQVSGECSTMQCMDRNMTTESQHPACEGSAQFLSERLDFEAKMMNGLAESLKSTNPEAMLDNKQSEEACRNVSLVQIWAERLQLERGFWNRVESLRTDIVRNSGELGNDCDKNLHSCTCPSQAPTDEALNRTELSRVTHKMESYLHHVKRLGLQKSQAALGERPIMGGVMSSYVSLDLEQVEQHSPKPQGSNTSSTYPSISFQELLCHQLREYAVLLNSLSYSLKSKSQDDLEEVQRLLDISQQLSCCDRSFSLSSFATGLVREAVLQSQLQYVAFNTQTGSEQEGQRKREALFRAHSETLNRLHQEYQLMLQDKQAELVQRDRAVSESVALANRQIKEAETGYREGLAQLDISYKRDIESLTKKWTESERVLLAEKVEAISKLEASEQERMDLESCYLEKLRNLEAKFQEQIGDLRDLHNHEIHVLEDRYLQRVRQLEETLNNYQKEPQEMPSPREGNLSQGSTADMDTTLVLRERILELEAEMDLMREQMDQKQLEANISSLKEKYQADFEKLKATCERGFAAMEETHQKKIEELQRQHQRELEKLRDEKDRLLAEETAATISAIEAMKNAHREELERELEKSHRSQISSINADVESLRRQYLEELQSIQRELEVLSEQYSQKCLENAHLAQALEAERQALRQCQRENQELNAHNQELNNRLASEITRLRTLLMGDGDGGDVSPLTQGKDAYELEVLLRVKESEIQYQKQEISSLKDELQTALRDKKYASNKYKDIYTELSNVKAKAECDISRLKEQLKSATELLGDKSPENTAVPGYDIMKSKSNPDFLKNDRSSINRQLRNIRSKWANPYYRP, encoded by the exons GAGCCCGGACCAGCCAAGATGGCAGTGACCAGCAGCGGAATCCCTGGTGCAGAGAAAGTTCCAGCCACCAAATCCACACTGTGGCAGGAGGAAATTAAAAGTAAAGAGGCTCAGGAAAACAGCACTAGCCCCCTTCAGAGCCCGGTGCAGATGCCATCCTCCCCTACTGAGCCCATGGCAGACAGTAAACCAG ATGGAGGTCTCGTGAACGGCGATCGCACAGATGGCGGCCGTAAGACTCGTGTGGAAAGCGGCTATTTTTCATTGGAGAAGATGAAAGACTTGAAGACAGAGGAACAGCCTCCGCAAACGCCTCCTTCGCCCTCCACGCCCGACGCTCCCAGCAG GCGCTCTCTGGTTATTGAGAAGTTTGAAGCTCTGGACATTGAGAAAGCAGAGCAGATGGAGACCAGCAGTTCCACCAAGCCGACCAGTGAGGCCCGACAGGGGCGCAGCGAGAAACGTACCTTCCCCAGGAAGCGG GATGAGTCAGGGGTCAGTTCTATGTCGGATGTTTCAGCCTCGCCGATGTCCCCGTATCGCAGAGCAAAATCACTAGACCGCAGATCTACAGAGTCATCCATGACG CCTGACCTGCTGAACTTCAAGAAGGGCTGGCTAACCAAGCAATGTCAGGATGGGCAG TGGAAGAAGCACTGGTTTGTGCTGACGGATCAGACCCTGAGGTTTTACAGGGATTCCGTGGCAGAGGAG GCTGCTGACTTGGACGGAGAGATCGATCTGTCGACTTGCTACGATGTTACGGAATACCCGGTCCAGCGAAACTATGGCTTCCAGATCCAT ACTAAAGAAGGGGAATTCACCCTATCTGCCATGACCTCGGGCATCCGGCGGAATTGGATTCAGACTATCATGAAGCACGTGCGGCCCAACACAGCTCCTGATGTTACAAG CTCTTTGCCAGAGGAGAAGAATAAAACCTCATCCTCTTTCAGCTCCCCGCAGAGTGACAAGAAGGAATCGGAACATCCAGAGGCAGAGGTGGAGCAAAAGCGGAGCCGGGCTCGGGAACGTAGGAGGGAAGGGCGTTCTAAAACATTCGACTGGGCCGAGTTCCGCCCCATCCAGCAGGCAATGGCTCAAGAAAGGGCGCAGGCTGAAGCCTTGAAATCCATATCCAGCTATGACACCACAGACTCCAAGAATGATCTAGAGGAACTGGAAAGGGAAAGGGCCCGTCGAAGGGAGGAGCGCAGGAAGAGGTTCGAGAGCTCAGACTCCGTGGAGGAGCCAACTGTGGAAGACGCTTCCCACATGGAGGTTGAAAACATGGACATTAGGCCAAATGTTCAGGTTGAGATTGAGCAAAGATGGCAGCAAGTAGAGACCACTCCACTGAGGGAggagaagcagatccctatagcTCCTCTCCCTCTGCCCAGCCCTCCTCTAAAGCACCCGTCAGAAGATATCTCTGCCCTTCTGCAAAAACAG CTGGAGCATAGTCAGAAGGAGGTGTCGGATCTCCTGGAGGAGAACCTTGCTTTGCAGCAGCGACTGAAAGAAGCATTGGAACAACAGCATAACGCAAGGGATGGATATGTGTTACAG AACGAATTGGCAGATCCGACTCCTGACGCATGGCAGAGGCTTCATAAGGTGAACGAGGACCTTCAAAATGAACTGGAGTCCCAATGCAAACGTCAGGAACTCCTGAGTCAACAAATTCAGGCCATCAAACACAGCTACGGAGAAGCCAAAGACTCCATCCGACACCAGGAGTCTGAGATGTTAAGCTTTCAAGCGCGTCTTAATAGCGCATATGCTGAGCTCGCAATAAAGGAGCAAGCTCTTGCAAAATTCAAGGGAGACTTGAAGATGGAAAAGGACAAAACCAAGGAAATGCTGGAAGAATGGCAAGTAAATGAGGCGGCACTGAGTGCCCAGCTTAAGGCTAGTCAACAAAAGTTAAAAGAAGCGGAGTCTTTGCTTTTAGAAAAGAGCCAGCAACTGCGGGAACTGGAAATGCAGCAAGCTCTGCAAAGGGACCATCAAAAGGAGATGCAGAGGTTGCAGGAGAAGCTTGCCAACATGAGGAGTCAGCTAGATGCCAGCGAGCAAGCTCGAATCCTGACAGAGGAGAGACTGAAGATGAATTATGAAGACCTCCTTGGAAGCTATGAGAAGGAAAAGCATGTTTTATTGCATAACCTGAAAGAAACAGAGGATAAACTGGAAGAGTATGAAGATAAGCTACAAGAGAACGATCAACTGATGGAGATTCTTCAGAAAGAGAAGCTAAGTGCAAGTACAGAAACCAGCATCATAGTCCATCACCTTGAAAAGCAACTCTCAGAACATATATCCAAGATTCAGAAGCTGGAAGAACACATCAAAGAGCTGGAACAAGATAGGGACAGGCTGAGTTCATCCTGCCAAGAAATGACAAACCAGATTGGGTTGTCGGGCCATGAGAATGCTAGTCTGCAGGAAAGGCTTAACATGCAAGAGGCAGAGTATCACCAGCTTAGGAGCTCCCTGGAGAAGGCTTCTGAGGAGCTTCTCAAGGTAAAGGAGGCTCTGACAGAAAAGGAAGAGGAATTAAGGCTGTCTTCAGAGACCCACAGAAGGATTGTGGACAAGAAGGACCAGGACATTAACGAGGCCATCATTAAGATGTCTGCTTTAGGCAGCAGTCTGGAAGACACAGAGGCAAAGCTTAAAGTCAAAGAAGAGACTCTAAAAAGGTTCTGCAATTTTGACGTTGTAGCACAGGTTAAGGACTTTGAAGGAATGCATCTTCAACTTGAGGCTGCAAAAAAGCGGATCACCGAGTTGGAGCAGAGTTTAGTGGTTCACAGAGGCAATGCTGTGTGTGAAATGTTAGATAGGGACAGCTTCATAGATGATAGTCAGAGACAGACTGATGCCCATTCTCCTTTGTATAGTACGGACACGAGCATGGCGGAGATTGTGCAGGACTCTGCATCCAAGAGACAAAGGATACGTTTTTCCAGCATACAGTGCCAGAAGTACGCCCATAGTGATGGATCTGAAAAGACATGGGCGAGTAGCTCTTCTTCCGAAACGAGCCAGGACCAAGTTATCAGCGATGATTGTTTAACTTCAGAAGCCACAGCTCCGTATCAGCCCTCAGCAGAAGCTGATGTGGATACATACCTTTCCATTATCCGCTCCTTGGAAACCAAACTCTATGAGACAGAGGAGAAGCTAAAATATGTCACCCTAAAATTGCAGGATGAGAGAAGCTGCATTCAGGCCCAACACACTCATTCAAGTGCCGAGGGCCATCTGGAAGAGCAGATTTCAAGTAGTAGTACTCGAGACATCTCACTGGAAGAAGAACAAACAAAGCTTGAGCGATCAAGGAGCCTCTCACAGGGTATCGCTAAAGAGGTTTTTAGCAGTTTAGAGTCATGTCGAACAATGCTCAGAGATCTTCTTAATCATAAAGATGATGCCCAGCTATTTTATTCCACTTTGTCTGGCATTGAAGATGCTTTAACCCGTTCTCTTAGCTCTTTACAACAAGCTCCTATGGACCAGGTGTCTGGAGAATGCTCTACTATGCAATGTATGGACAGGAATATGACTACGGAAAGCCAGCATCCTGCCTGTGAAGGCTCAGCACAGTTTCTTTCAGAAAGATTAGATTTTGAGGCTAAAATGATGAATGGGTTAGCAGAGTCTCTAAAATCAACAAACCCTGAGGCCATGCTGGACAATAAGCAGAGCGAAGAGGCCTGTAGAAATGTGTCTCTTGTGCAAATATGGGCAGAGAGACTTCAGCTAGAAAGGGGCTTTTGGAACAGGGTTGAGAGTCTCAGAACAGATATTGTGAGGAACTCAGGAGAGCTAGGGAATGATTGCGACAAAAATCTCCATTCATGTACGTGTCCCAGCCAGGCACCGACTGATGAAGCTCTAAACAGAACAGAGCTTAGTCGTGTAACTCACAAGATGGAGTCTTATCTTCATCACGTGAAACGTTTGGGACTTCAGAAGTCCCAAGCTGCTCTTGGAGAGAGGCCTATAATGGGTGGGGTCATGTCTTCTTATGTTTCTTTAGACCTTGAACAAGTTGAGCAACACTCTCCAAAGCCACAAGGATCAAATACGTCTTCTacctatccttccatctctttccAGGAACTGCTCTGCCACCAGTTAAGGGAATATGCAGTCCTTTTAAACTCTCTTTCCTACTCCTTAAAATCTAAGTCACAGGATGACCTGGAAGAGGTTCAGAGGCTCTTGGACATTTCCCAGCAACTCTCTTGTTGCGATAGATCATTTAGTCTTTCCAGCTTTGCCACTGGCCTGGTTCGAGAAGCTGTGCTGCAGTCTCAGCTGCAGTATGTGGCCTTTAACACCCAGACCGGAAGTGAGCAGGAGGGCCAAAGGAAAAGAGAGGCTTTGTTCCGTGCTCACTCCGAGACTCTAAATAGGCTTCATCAGGAGTACCAGTTAATGCTCCAAGACAAGCAGGCGGAGCTTGTTCAGAGAGACAGGGcggtgagcgaatctgttgcgCTTGCAAATAGGCAAATCAAGGAAGCAGAGACTGGATACAGAGAGGGATTGGCCCAGCTAGATATAAGTTATAAAAGGGATATAGAGAGTTTAACCAAGAAATGGACAGAAAGTGAGAGAGTTCTTCTGGCAGAGAAAGTGGAGGCCATCAGTAAGCTGGAAGCTTCAGAGCAGGAGAGGATGGATCTAGAAAGCTGCTACTTGGAAAAGTTAAGAAACCTGGAGGCAAAGTTTCAGGAGCAGATTGGGGATCTCCGGGATCTCCATAACCATGAAATTCATGTTCTGGAGGACAGATATTTGCAGAGGGTACGGCAGCTAGAGGAAACTCTCAACAACTACCAGAAGGAACCCCAGGAGATGCCTTCACCTCGGGAGGGGAACCTAAGCCAAGGGAGCACAGCCGACATGGACACCACACTTGTTCTGAGGGAGCGGATCCTTGAGCTGGAGGCCGAGATGGACCTCATGAGAGAACAGATGGACCAGAAACAACTGGAAGCAAACATATCCTCCCTGAAGGAGAAATACCAGGCCGACTTTGAGAAGCTAAAG GCGACGTGCGAGCGGGGCTTTGCCGCCATGGAGGAGACTCATCAGAAGAAGATCGAAGAGCTACAGCGCCAGCACCAGCGCGAACTGGAGAAACTGCGGGACGAGAAGGACAGACTGCTGGCTGAGGAGACTGCCGCCACCATCTCAG CCATCGAAGCGATGAAAAATGCTCACCGAGAGGAGCTGGAGAGAGAACTGGAGAAGTCTCATCGCTCGCAGATCAGCAGCATCAACGCAGACGTGGAGTCTTTGCGCAGGCAGTACCT AGAGGAGTTACAGTCAATCCAGAGGGAACTGGAGGTCCTTTCGGAGCAGTACTCCCAGAAATGCCTGGAGAACGCCCATCTGGCCCAGGCTCTGGAAGCAGAACGCCAGGCCCTGCGGCAGTGTCAGCGGGAGAACCAAGAGCTCAACGCACATAACCAG GAACTGAATAATCGCCTGGCCTCTGAGATCACACGGCTACGGACACTGCTAATGGGGGACGGAGATGGAGGGGACGTATCGCCTCTCACCCAAGGGAAGGATGCCTATGAGCTGGAG GTCCTTCTCCGAGTAAAAGAGTCGGAAATACAGTACCAGAAACAGGAGATCAGTTCCTTGAAAGATgagctgcagactgcactgagg GATAAGAAATACGCCAGTAATAAGTACAAGGACATCTACACGGAGCTCAGCAACGTGAAAGCCAAGGCCGAGTGCGACATCAGTCGACTGAAGGAACAGCTCAAGTCAGCCACAGAGCTACTGGGTGACAAGTCGCCTGAGAACACGGCGGTGCCTGGATACG ATATTATGAAATCAAAAAGCAATCCAGATTTCCTGAAGAACGACAGGTCCAGCATAAACAGACAGTTGCGGAACATCAGGTCCAAG TGGGCCAATCCATATTATAGACCATAA